A window of Canis lupus baileyi chromosome 3, mCanLup2.hap1, whole genome shotgun sequence genomic DNA:
CATTAATATAGTAAATGTTATTAAAGTTATCTTAGAACTTGTTTAAATTATCACTTCACACATCATATTAAGGATTTTTGAATAATCATTGTTTTGCCcattctctcaaaagaaaaacaatccacATCCCATTATAGAAAAGACATCATcacaatttcatttattcatcaaatagtTCTTTCAAATTGCCATTGTTCTTCCAGCTTTTGCACTTGAAAATCCATACGGGAGTAGCATATGGAAGCCACAAAAACAAGAGTGATGTTATTGTTTCTAGTTCCATCACTGCTAtgagtttaactttttaaaatcaaataacttCAGCTTTTACTCTATCCAGAGAAATTCTATCATCCACATAATATTCTAGAGCCTTCCCAAAAGTAAGTTACAGAAAGCTTTATTTTCccatcattttactttcttttcttttcttttttctttttttcatttttttctttctttttcattttttttcattttactttctatTCCTTCTTCCCAAATTGAATTTTGATCACCATCCATTATTTTATCTCCTTAATATGCTGTCCTCACTTTACCTGGTTCCCCACAAATGTGGCCGTAGTATTGATATTCATTCCCAAGACCACTATTAATATATGGTCATTGTGTATTATAACTTTTAATGAAAACTTTATGGACAGTGAAGGATAATGACACTATTCTATGGAACAGGTTACAAATTCAGAATGAAATACAGTTTCTAAAAATCCCATTGTCCATTCGTTACTGATGGAGCTTTTATTTATTGGCCATATATCTCTTTGGGTTATACACCAATGGCATGCTCCTGGGAAGATTTTTCTCCTGTATCTGGTTCTTTGAATTACAAGACCctgaaaatatttcacattccttttttcttacaaaaaaagtcagcattcaaaatggaaacattttctcatatttcatgtttactaaaatagaaataaaattaattagaaagtATACTAgaaatggggcacctaggtggctctgtcagttaaacatcggactcttggtttcagctcaggtcatgatatcatgaGATGCAACTCaacattgggctctgggctcagcggagagtctacttgaagattctctccctctgcccctcctcccactcatgcacatgtgtgctctctctttctctctctaaaataaataaatcctttttaaaaaaaaaaagaaagtatgctTAAAAAGAGTAGTTGGCTTGAAATCAGGTAGCTAGTAGCTTATTCTAGAATTCTTCATGAAAAGCTGTGTGACTTGAAGTTAACATTAATGTCAATATATAGATGtgtgagggttcccttttctccacatcctctccaacatttgttgtttcctgccttgttaattttccccattctcactggtgtgagggaaatatcagaaagggagacagaacgtaaagactcctaactctgggaaacgaactaggggtgttggaaggggaggagggcggggggtgggagtgaatgggtgacgggcactgggggttattctgtatgttagtaaattgaacaccaataaaaaaaataaaaaaaaatatatagatgtgtGACTTTAAGTGAAAAGAGGTAAATATGAAATCTTTACTAAAGAATTTTAATGTATAGGGTTTACATCTGCAAAGTGGAGTAAAATTGATAGCTGTCATGGAATCTGTTAGAATTGTGAAACACTGACATTTGAAGAAGTCACATTCCacagtagaaaggaaaaaaaaaagagtacagacAGATTATCTGATTCATGTTTCCAACAGCACATTACAGATGACAGTTAAGAAACCCCACAAGGCACAAAGTCATACTGGTGTTATTTTATGATCTTTGCAGAATCATTCATCtttttccaggagaaaaaaaatccattaatgacaataaaaatagagatgaatTTCTTCTTTACTGTTATTCTTAAATTGGAAAATAAGGGAAAGGAACAAAAGTTGCAAAAATGATGATGAAAGGAAGCAGACCAACCCTAAAAAAATTGGAAccaatttaaatcaaatttcctTTACCACAGTGAGAAAATAATAGGATAAGGCACTATCAGTAAAAGTATTGTAAGTAAACACATGGAATCTCCCTGCCCTGTAACTTCCTGCACAGAGACACTGATTCTGATCAAAACGTTCTTCTATTGAGGGTTTTTTGCAAAGCAATTTTAACATCTTTGTTCCTCAAGCTATAGATTAAAGGGTTCATCATGGGAACCACATTGGTATAAAAGACAGAAGAGATTTTTCCCTCATCCATAGACTCAGTGGATGATGGTTTAAGATACATAAATGCACCTGacccaaagaagagagaaacagcaaTTATGTGGGAACTACAGGCACTGAATGCCTTGGACCTGCCCTCAGTGGAGCTTATGCGCAGGATGCTGGAGAGGATGAAACCATAAGACACAAAGACGGTGACACTGGGCACAATGATGTTGATGCCCACCACAATGAAAACCACCAGCTCATTCACATACGTGCTGGTGCAGGAGAGCTGGAGCAAAGGGAGAATGTCACACAAATAATGGTTGATGGTGTTTGCATCACAGAAGATCAGTCTCAGCATGCATCCTGTGTGGGCCATGGCACCTGAGAATGCCATCAAATATGAACCAAGCATAAGGAGGGAACACACATTAGGGGACATGGCAACATTATACAAAAGTGGgttacagatggccacatagcgatcATAGGCCATGGATGTCAGCACATAGCattcagaaacaacaaaaaaacagaaaaagtaaagcTGGGTCATGCACCCCATGTAGGAGATAATATTCTTCTTGGATGTGAAGTTAATCAACATTTTGGGTGTAAACACAGAAGAATAACAGAGGTCTATGAAGGACAAATTGAAGAGGAaaaagtacatgggggtgtggaggtgaGAATTCAGCCTGATAAGAGTGACCAAGCATAAGTTTCCCAGCACAGTGACCACATACATGAGTAGAAACAGGCAGAACAGGGGGAGCTGGAGATATGGTAAGTCTGTGAGCCCCACCAGAATGAATTCAGTCACAAGAGAAGCATTTCCAGGAGGCATTCTTCTCTGAGGAGATCTGTGAACACAGGAGAAAATGGTTGCATTACAGAAAAACTTGCTCTTCTTGAAACAGCTTATCTTGCAGGAGAGTGTGTACACTGGGAATGTCTGAGACTAGCCCAACCAGGACCCATCGAATCTACCTTTTCCATTAGCATAAGACTAAGTGAGGGAACTTTCTCTTACTAGAGTCTTAATAAGGTAAATATAGCAAAGGACATCACAGACTTAACAGCAGAGGGAAAGCCAGGGCTGTCATATGTAAATGTCACTGCTGGAAGGCCAAGGGTCAGTAAGAAGAAGCATGACCCAGGATAGAATCATGCTTCCCTGATCGCACTATTTCTTTATTCACTGGAACCATCTTACCAGAAAAATTGGAGGTAGAGACCCTAACAACCTAAAGCTGGTCTCTAATTAGCCAGATTAGACTTGGTGGATTGGAAACCATGAATATTGTTCCTAATCCAACACCAAGGGACCAGAGTCTAGGGGATATTGAGTTACTCTCCAATGTCACagataaaaaatcataaatccaGAAGATTGAGAGCTCCATCTATGGAAAGGGAACTTACTGAGATACTGCATCCACTGTACCCCCTGATCTCCAAACATTCTCTAATTTCCCTGAAGCATATCCTCCTCCCCATTTCACTTGAGTCTCAGGACTAcacaaaatgggaaagaaaggggCTTATCTTAGATTTTTAGACTTCCATCTCAAAATAAGGACATCGATATAAACAGAATTGAGACACTCACCCTCCTTAGACCAGAAAACATCAGTACTTCCTTATCTTTAGTATTTATCCCCGTGGTCCTCGAAGGGCAATTTCAGGCTCTGAGGCTTTGGTTTCTTTAATTCTAAAAAGATTTAGCCCAAACCTAATTTCAAATATTGCTGGACTTCAAATCATTATGATTTGAAAGATTATAACTTTGAGTTCTCTCAAGCACCAGAGAAAAATAGTCTTTATTATCACATTTGCTACTTGATAAAAGACACGGAAGATTGAATGTGAGTTGAATGATAAAGTGCACTTGGTTATAAAAACAGGGTAGAAGTTTGCTCAGTCTCTTCCCCGAGGAATAGATTCTATATGTAAAAGGGAAACAAGGGGATTGATTGCTTTTACACCCAGGACCACAATCTCTATTTAGTCCCTTAGGGACTCAGTATCTAATCAAGTTTACACTCCACTCTCAGGATTGTACAGCCCTcaaggcaaaagcaaaaataaattcctttctttctaccATCTTCATCTATTGCATaggtttgttctttctttccatattCTAAATGAAAAATTTCCATAGGATCTGCCTACAGGCTTCTATATTTCTctacatgaaatatttcaaagattCCAATAATTCAATTCAGTTGTTGTCTCTCCTGGATTACTTCTATAAAGAAAGGTTAATGcctttctctctaataaagattttttaatttcttatttctttattccagtataattaaggtacagttttattagtttcaagagtagtgattcaacaattctatacattacaaagtgttcatcacaataagtgtgctcttaatcaccttcatttatttcacccatccttccatccaccttccctctggcaaccatcagcttgttctctatttaagcgtctgattttttttttttaatttatgatagtcacacagagagagagagagggagagagaggcagagacacaggcagagggagaagcaggctccatgcactgggagcccgcgtgggactcgatcccgggtctccaggatcgcgccctgggccaaaggcaggcgttaaaccgctgcgccacccagggttccctgatttttttttttaatgactgattttttttctttgttttgttctgtttcttaaaatccacatatgagtgaatatggtaatttgtctttctctggctgatttattccacttagcattatactctctaaatACATCActgttgtggcaaatggcaagatttcattctttttttatggctactATTCTATTGAATTTACATACCATctcttcattcatccatcaatggacacttaggttgctttcatattttagcttttataaataatgtgggttcatgtaacttttaaattagtgttttcgattctttgggtaaatatccagtagtggaattactgtatcATAAGTAACTcgatttttaacttcttgagggaCCTCAATACTGTATTCACCAGtgactgcactagtttgcattcccacaaacagtgcatgaAAGTTCGGTGTcctatgttgttgattttagccattctgacagttgtgagaTGATATTCCTCACCTCAcagtgagtgatttttttaaatatttatttatttattttttatgatagtcacagagagagagagagagaggcagagacacaggcagagagagaagcaggctccatgcaccgggagcctgatgtgggatttgatcccgggtctccaggatcacgccctgggccaaaggcaggcgccaaaaggctgtgccacccagggatccctaagtgagtgatgttgagcaaatgttcatgtgtctgtgggccatctgtatgtcttctcctGGAGAACtgtctactcatgtcttctgcccatttctaaaTTGAATTACTTTTTGTGTGTTGAATTATATacgttctttatacattttggatacttacctcttttttttttatatttaccccttgttggatatatcatttgtaaatgtcttcttCTGTTCAGTATtcagtgggttgtctttttgtttgctgtttcctttgctgtgcagttttttattttgatgtaatcccaatagtttatttttcttttgtttcccttgcttcaaaGAGACATAACTAGAAAGATGTTGTTTTGGccaatatcagagaaattattCCTTGtgctcttctagaatttttattgtttcaggccTCGCATtaaggtctttaatccattttatgtacatttttgtgTAGGCTgttaagaaaatttcttttttttctgtagctgtccagttttcccaataccacttgttgaagaaactgtATTTTTCTGTTGTATATTCTTGCATCCTTGGTCTAAGactaattgatcatataattataGATCTATTTCTGGAGACTCTACTCTCTTATACTGATCTATATTTCTATTCTTATGctagtatcatactgtcttgattactacagatctgtagtataacttgaaatctagtATTGTGATACCTacggctttgtttttctttttttttaatttattttttattggtgttcaatttactaacatacagaataacccccagtgcccgtcacccattcactcccaccccccgccctccccccttctaccacccctagttcgtttcccagagttagcagtctttacgttctgtctccctttcttcaagattgttttaactatttggggtctttttggtcccacacaaattttagtattaatttttctagttttgtgaaaaatgctgttgatattttgatagaaattacattaaatctgtagacttctttgggtagtatagaaattttaacagtatttgttctcccaatccatgagcatgaaatatgtTTGCAATTGttttttgtcatcttcaatttcagtcatgttttatagttctcagagAACAAGTCTTTTATCTTCTTGgtgaagtttattcctaggtattttattatttatggtgCAATCATGTATGGGAttgtttgtttaatttctctttctgctacttcattattaatgtatagaaactCAACGGATtatgcatattgattttgtagcTTGCAACCTTACATTTATCagtctagtagttttttggtggaatctttagggttttctatatatagtatcatgtcatctacaaatagtaaaagttttacttctgctttaccaatttggatgctctgtattcctttttcttgtttgattgcaATTGCTAGGACTCCCAGTACTATGTGGAAtgaaagtggcaagagtggacatctttgtcttattcctgatttaggaggaaaagctctcagtttttcactattgtttataatATACTAGCTGATGTCAGCTGTTACTTTATTGAGGCtgtttattatgaatggatgctgtactctgtcaaatgctttttcagcatATTGAAATGAGGATAtgggtttttatcctttctcttattgatgggATATATCATGTTAgatgttttgtgaatattgaaccaccttgcaTCCCAgttatcccaggaataaatcccacttgattgtggtgaatgattttttaatgtattgttggattcagttggctaatattttgttgaggatttctgtttctatgttcatcagtgatattgacctatagttctctttttttgtaatgtctttacCTGGCTTAGGGATGAgtgtaatgctggccttgtaggatgagtttggaagtgtatcttctattttttggaagagcttgaggaagaataggtattgattcttctttaaatatttggtagaatctgggatccctgggtggcgcagtggtttggcgcctgcctttggcccagggcgtgatcctggagacccgggatcgaatcccacgtcaggctcccggtgcatggagcctgcttctccctctgcctgtgtctctgcctctctctctctctctctctgtgactatcataaataaataaaattaaaaaaaaaataaaaaataaataaataaatatttggtagaatctgcctgtgaagccatctggtcctggacttttgttttttgggagttttttgattattgattctatttcattgctggtaatccatctgttcatattttctattcttcctgCTTCTGTTTTAAGAGGTTatacatttcccagaattttttccatttcttctagtttgtccaatttgttggcatataacttttcataatattcacttgtactcttttgtatttctgtggtgttggttgttatttctcctcttttatttctgattttgagttctctctctctctttctctttcttctctctctctctctctctctctctctctctctctctctccctccctccctccctccctctctcctaggagtctggctaaaggtttatcaattttgttgatcttttcaaagaatcagcccatggtttcattgatctgttccattatgattttttagtttctatttcatctaTTTCAGCTTTAATCTTTATACCTCCTTCTTTACTGatttgggattttgtttgttcttctttttctagctcctttaggtataagattaggtagacctgtattgctataaactccACTCGTAGAAAagctttgctgcatcccaaaggttttacaCCATcgtgtatttattttcatttgtcgcTATGTATTTCCAATTTCCTCTTTGAGGTCTTGGTTGTCTCatctttagtagcatgttatttaacttccatgtatttgtggtctttccaaattttttcttcaagttgatttctattttcatagtgttttggtcagaaaagatgcatggtatgacttcaattcttttgaatttgttgaCACTTGTTTTGTGTCCTAATGTATGATcgattctggagaatgttccatgtgcacttgagaagaatatttaCTCCACTCTTTTCAGACACaatttctgaatatatctgttagatccatatGATACAATATATCACTCGAAGCCgctgtttccttactgattttctgtttagattatttatccattgatgtaagtggggtattaaagtcccttattattattgtatcactatcaattatttcctttttattagtaGCTACTTTGTTTATTTGGGTGCTCTCGTGTtggttgcataaatatttacaattgttataccTTCTTTGTTGGAttattccctttattattatgtattgtctgtgtctcttattacagtttttgttttcaagtctattttgtttgatataaatattgctacctttgctttcttttcacttgCACTTGCATAATAAATGCttctccatccctttactttcaatctaTATGCATCTTTAGGTCCAAAATGAGTCCTTTGTAGGCAGTATATAGAcaagtcttgttttgtttttatccattcagtcaccctacatcttttgattgaagcgtttagtccatttatattcaaggTAATTATTGACAGGTATgaacttactgccattttgttacttgttttatggctgTTTTTATagtctttctcttcctgtcttttctcACAATTTGCTGGATTTCTTTAGTGGTATaattagattcctttctttttattttttgctcatcCATTACtgggttttgatttgtggttactatCATGTTTGTATATAATAccttatgcatatagcagtctatattgaATAAACAGatgtttaagtttgaacccattctaaaagcactaaatttttactcctCTCCCCCACCATGTTTTAGGTAGATGGTGTCGTGCTTGATCTCCTTTTACCTTGTGAaccccttgactgatttttatagatatgtttATTTTACTATGTTTGTGCTTCCCacttttcttactcctgcttaTGGTCTTTCCCATACACTCAATGAGTCCCCTTTTGTATTTCTTggagggctggtttagtggtcatgaattcctttaactgttattgtctgggaaactctttatctttctttctattctgaataaaagccttgttggatagagtattcttgatagcaagttgttttctttccatactttgaatatgtcatgccatGCCCTTCTAGCCTTCAATGTTTCTACTGGAAAATCACCTAATCTCCTTATGGGATTTTCCTTGTATAcaactggtttttcttttttttctcttgttgcttttaacaTACTCTtcatcattgctttttttttttttttaccattttaattactatgtatctTGGTGTGGACCATCTTGAGTTGGTTTTTGAGGGTTTTGTGTGGCACATGGATCTGGATTTGTTCCCTTCCTTAGATTCaggaatttttcagctattatttatttaaataaattttctgcccccttttctctctcttctcctcctggaATCCCTAAAATACAAATGCTATTATGATTAATAATGTCACTgaattcccttaatctatcctcactTTTTGTTATCTTTCTTTCCACTGTTCAGGTTGACTGCTTTTCATtattctgtcttctaggtcacagatccattcttctgcttcctctagtctattttaaatttcagttgaaTTCTTCACCTCTGACtggttccttttttatttttcctattgttttgttGAGGGACTCACTGAGACTCTCCATTCTTTCCTCAAGTCTAGTGAATACTTTTCTCAAGTCTAGTGAATACTTTTATtaacattcttttaaattctgtatcgggcttattatctccatttcatttagctcttttgctgaaattttgtcctgttctttcatttgggacatatttctctatctatttattttgtctaactctgtCTGTTTCGATGTTTTAGgcagctatgtctcctgctctgGAAAGTAGTGACCTTATGAATAAGAGGTCCTGCAATGTCCCCTATTCACCAGAACTTGGCACTTCAAGAGTGTCTCCTCTTCATGTTACCTGTTATGTGTTACCTGTCTATTACCTGCTATGTGTTACCTCCTCTGTCTATTGCCCTACTGTTGTGGATCAGGCATGTTCGCCTTTGGTCCAGTTGTCTGCAATGGTTCTccttgcctgttgtgggcagggtttAGTCCTTCTATTGTTCATGGGCCAATCTGGAGCCACCCTGGGCTTGAATGGGGTAGACTTGGCCTTTGCCAGCAGTCTGATTGCATGGAACTGCAGGCACTCTCTTGGTTCCTTTAAGAAGCTTTCATTGGTGGATACGGCTACCATCATGTCAGATATCTGCCCCCAGCCTACTGCTGGAGCCATAATTGAACTGATGTGTTTATCTTGCCCTCTCTCCAAGGCAGGAGTCATTTGGAGTGGTATTGTTCCATGTCAGGATATTTGTCTCAGGTCAGTACCATACTTCCATGGTTGTGGCACTGATTTGGATGGGCTTCTATCAAGGGTGTGTTGAATAGGGTGGATCAACAAGAGAATGCAAGTGCAGGGCACATTGgcacatttttttctatcatattttgTGAATTACACAGTTACTGATCAGGAATTCTTAATAATTATAgccataatttattttacaatcACCATAATTCAAAAATTATGAACATAAAGGTAACACAGAgtctgaaatcattttttaattcaaaatttacaATTGAAATCATTCAAATAAtgaaagcttttttctttcattgagaTTTAATGGTAAAGCAATTTAGAGCcaatttcatgttttcatttcaaatgcTTCAAAATAACAAAGAAGCCCTAATTTGAAGAAGGCTTGTACATTCTTAGAGCAACCGCACTAGTTTAAATGGTACTAACAGGATACATCAGCTGGAAATTGTCAGGAGTATCTGAAATGAGGAAACAGATGTTGGTCATCTTTCTGAAGCAACTTCAGGATTTCCTGCCTGGCTTCCCACTACCATAGACAGCAGTACCTATGGGTGCTCCTTGGGCACCTAAAACACAAACTTCTCCAGTAGCTCCATGAGTCTCATGTTCCTTGTCCTGGAGACCTCACTGCTGCTAGACCTTCTACTCTACAATCCTGAGGGGTCAAAGTTTCTGACTAGGAAGGAGGCAATATCCATCAGCAGAGCCCTCAGGCTTTGACATTGCTAAAAGAGGTATTCTGGAGAACAGGCCATGATCTCTATTTGAGAATTGCCCAGAAGTCCTCTTAACTTGCAAGGCCAAAAACAATCTTATATGAACTCCAAAACAACCAGTTGACTCAAATGGAAATCTATTCCATGACCTGTAGTTCTGAGAAAATTTATTAGAAGCACAGAAAATTATTCTCTCCCTCATTATTTCCTTCCAAGTTAAATGAGTTCCACTGAGGGTAGAAATTATTGAGCTCGTGTTCATATTCTGTGTCACAGGTTTAGGATTGGATCCTTTGAGACTCAATATTTTGCTCAGGTTATCATTTTACAATAGGAATTCCTAATCCCCAATGCAGAGGAATGAGTGCCTccctttatcatttcctttatcATCTTCTGGAGTCTACACAGTGCTAAGAGGAAAGTCTGGGGCATAGTCACTTGCCATTTCTAGCACTTTCTTAAACTCTTGGGGACTGCATGAGTAAAGTATTAAATCATACCTTTAGCACTATCCAAGCATGGGGATTTCACTTCTGTAAAAGGATGTTCTGCAAAGTGGTTAAGAGAGTAGGAGTGGACACCCAAGTCAGACTGAGTTTAAATCTGGACTTTAAAATCCTCAATTGTGAGGCTGAAGACCATAATATAAATTCTCTGG
This region includes:
- the LOC140625510 gene encoding olfactory receptor 8B8-like, whose protein sequence is MPPGNASLVTEFILVGLTDLPYLQLPLFCLFLLMYVVTVLGNLCLVTLIRLNSHLHTPMYFFLFNLSFIDLCYSSVFTPKMLINFTSKKNIISYMGCMTQLYFFCFFVVSECYVLTSMAYDRYVAICNPLLYNVAMSPNVCSLLMLGSYLMAFSGAMAHTGCMLRLIFCDANTINHYLCDILPLLQLSCTSTYVNELVVFIVVGINIIVPSVTVFVSYGFILSSILRISSTEGRSKAFSACSSHIIAVSLFFGSGAFMYLKPSSTESMDEGKISSVFYTNVVPMMNPLIYSLRNKDVKIALQKTLNRRTF